The following coding sequences are from one Carassius auratus strain Wakin chromosome 15, ASM336829v1, whole genome shotgun sequence window:
- the lpar5b gene encoding lysophosphatidic acid receptor 5b: MCSNWTNSSCITADLEPSNRYLASAVVYGLVLAVGLPLNTLSLWILLRSHGFRSPCAVLMVNLAVSDMLLALSLPLRVYFYATLKWPFGAATCTAALMLFRVNIRTSSIFITLISVDRMIALVFPLRSRSLRTPGCALKCCAVVWILLTTLCIPEIRRLYDALKGCPKIPCFEIQVHSKSSHVVSISQAIFLLILLLVNIVSTVVVVIVLRKRPSAGAAKVNNKMNVIMIFIVNMLVFVIFFMPFTLHLLTYTEDDCGESLLALVCLASVNCCLDPLIYYFSLDSFWQDKGKRQTEAGTHSLSRSMERS, translated from the coding sequence ATGTGTTCGAACTGGACCAACTCGTCTTGTATAACCGCTGATCTCGAACCTTCGAACCGGTACCTGGCGTCGGCAGTGGTGTATGGTCTGGTTCTGGCAGTGGGTCTACCGCTCAACACGCTGTCCCTGTGGATCCTGCTGCGCTCTCACGGGTTCCGGTCACCGTGCGCCGTGCTCATGGTGAACCTCGCGGTGTCCGACATGCTCCTCGCGCTCTCCCTGCCACTGCGCGTCTACTTTTACGCAACGCTCAAGTGGCCGTTTGGAGCGGCCACATGCACCGCTGCCTTAATGTTGTTTCGCGTGAACATCAGAACGAGCAGTATCTTCATCACTTTGATCAGCGTGGACCGGATGATCGCCCTCGTCTTCCCTCTGCGCTCCCGGTCCTTGAGAACCCCCGGGTGCGCGCTGAAGTGCTGTGCGGTCGTGTGGATCCTCCTCACCACCCTCTGCATCCCAGAGATTAGAAGACTCTATGACGCCCTGAAGGGGTGTCCAAAAATACCGTGCTTTGAGATTCAAGTGCACTCCAAAAGCTCGCATGTCGTCTCGATCTCACAGGcgatatttttattaatactccTCCTGGTCAACATCGTCTCCACGGTCGTGGTCGTTATCGTTCTGAGGAAGCGTCCCAGCGCTGGAGCGGCCAAGGTGAACAACAAAATGAACGTGATAATGATTTTTATAGTCAACATGTTggtgtttgtgatatttttcaTGCCGTTTACTTTACATCTCTTGACATACACTGAGGACGATTGCGGGGAGTCTTTACTTGCGCTCGTGTGCCTGGCGAGTGTCAACTGCTGTCTGGATCCGCTCATCTACTACTTCTCTCTGGACTCGTTCTGGCAGGACAAGGGGAAAAGACAAACGGAAGCAGGCACTCATTCCCTCAGCAGGTCGATGGAAAGGTCTTAA